The Blastocatellia bacterium genome has a segment encoding these proteins:
- a CDS encoding glycosyltransferase family 9 protein, protein MTEAHKQTGPRILIARPDHLGDVLLTVPAAAALRAAIPAAHISFLVTTAMGDVIRRCPEIDATYTLPFPPLTAPPNPAQWTEIVNQHADRLRGRFDLIILSRPEDPWSGELAVAAGIPLRVGYATPGTETFLTLALPFKEEGHAVIQTLRLVAAAAGCLGATIADDCQAASAGRFVPTPSDEAIAEAVIREAPLAGSRPIVFQPGSGWPLKNWVTRRWGELAIQVQRRWGVTPLVPGGPGEDALVAAVVAASEGCAYGLAGRLSVGALAALYRRARVVIGIDSGPVHLAVMVGTPVIGLYGPLDHLKWGPWCRPERQQVIRVPLSCSPCDCIFDPPCGISTEPPCMTGITTQAVLSAAESFLEGRWASGWGEASPYPRE, encoded by the coding sequence ATGACAGAAGCCCACAAGCAAACCGGCCCGCGTATTCTGATCGCCCGCCCAGACCATCTGGGTGATGTCCTTTTGACCGTCCCGGCGGCGGCGGCTCTGCGGGCGGCGATTCCGGCGGCGCACATCAGCTTTTTGGTGACGACCGCGATGGGCGACGTCATAAGGCGCTGCCCCGAAATCGACGCGACCTACACACTGCCCTTCCCACCACTGACGGCCCCGCCCAACCCGGCTCAATGGACAGAGATCGTCAATCAACATGCGGATCGCTTACGCGGGCGCTTCGACCTCATTATCTTATCTCGCCCGGAAGACCCCTGGTCGGGTGAATTGGCGGTCGCCGCAGGCATCCCCCTGCGTGTCGGCTATGCGACTCCTGGGACGGAAACCTTTCTAACCCTGGCGCTGCCATTTAAGGAGGAAGGGCATGCCGTCATACAAACGCTCCGCCTGGTCGCCGCCGCCGCCGGCTGCTTGGGAGCGACGATTGCCGACGATTGCCAGGCCGCGAGCGCCGGCAGGTTCGTGCCGACACCATCGGACGAGGCCATTGCCGAAGCGGTCATCCGCGAAGCGCCTTTGGCGGGAAGCCGCCCGATTGTCTTTCAACCCGGCTCTGGATGGCCCCTCAAAAACTGGGTGACGCGGCGCTGGGGCGAGCTAGCCATTCAAGTCCAAAGGCGCTGGGGAGTGACCCCGCTGGTGCCGGGCGGGCCGGGCGAGGACGCGCTGGTGGCGGCGGTCGTCGCGGCGAGCGAGGGGTGTGCTTACGGATTGGCGGGGCGACTATCGGTCGGCGCGCTGGCGGCGCTCTACAGGCGCGCTCGTGTGGTGATCGGCATCGACAGCGGGCCTGTGCATCTGGCCGTCATGGTCGGTACACCGGTGATTGGCCTCTATGGCCCGCTCGACCACTTGAAGTGGGGACCCTGGTGCAGGCCGGAGCGTCAACAGGTCATCCGCGTGCCGCTTTCATGTAGTCCCTGCGACTGCATTTTCGATCCGCCGTGTGGAATATCGACTGAGCCTCCTTGCATGACCGGGATAACGACTCAGGCGGTACTGAGCGCGGCTGAGTCGTTTCTCGAAGGCCGATGGGCTTCGGGATGGGGTGAAGCAAGCCCGTATCCGAGGGAATAG
- a CDS encoding sulfotransferase: MEHLRPRFFILGVNKCGTSSLYRYLNANPRVLPCAEKEPNFFGQHRPEYIASHIQEYYALFPTVEYKGDLTYEWEASDQAGTTSPVRVRVTRDPAKPYITGEASANTFHDVSPSLLHQYLPDVRLILLIRNPIDRAYSHHRMYQRFQAAGHQLGFAVRDFDTDIGAELQRCARGEATLCLSPGFYVDRLQQWVSEYGWEQMRVIVTEELAQAEGAKAIMRELEGYLGLPAHDYGDLLTRRFNHAAPSEIPPALRARLAELYRPHNQRLQEYLGRELPWD; the protein is encoded by the coding sequence ATGGAGCATTTACGTCCGCGCTTCTTTATTCTGGGTGTCAATAAATGCGGCACCTCTTCACTCTACCGCTACCTCAACGCAAATCCGCGGGTGCTGCCGTGTGCAGAGAAGGAGCCGAATTTTTTCGGCCAGCATCGTCCCGAATACATCGCCTCGCACATTCAGGAATACTATGCGCTGTTCCCGACCGTCGAGTATAAGGGCGACCTGACTTATGAATGGGAGGCGTCGGATCAGGCCGGCACGACTTCGCCCGTTCGCGTGAGGGTGACTCGTGACCCGGCGAAACCTTACATCACAGGCGAGGCCAGCGCGAACACCTTTCACGATGTCTCGCCCTCACTGCTCCATCAATACCTGCCAGACGTTCGGCTGATCCTGTTGATCCGCAACCCGATTGATCGGGCCTACTCACACCATCGCATGTATCAGCGCTTCCAGGCGGCGGGCCATCAACTGGGCTTTGCGGTGCGGGATTTTGACACAGACATTGGCGCGGAGTTGCAACGCTGTGCCCGAGGTGAGGCGACGCTTTGTCTTTCACCGGGTTTTTACGTAGATCGGCTACAGCAATGGGTTTCAGAATATGGCTGGGAGCAGATGCGCGTCATCGTCACGGAAGAACTCGCACAAGCCGAGGGGGCAAAAGCGATCATGCGAGAACTGGAAGGTTATCTTGGACTGCCGGCGCACGATTACGGCGACCTTCTGACTCGACGGTTCAATCATGCTGCGCCTTCGGAGATACCGCCCGCTTTACGGGCGCGACTGGCCGAGCTTTATCGCCCGCATAACCAGCGCCTGCAAGAATATCTCGGGCGCGAACTGCCCTGGGATTGA
- a CDS encoding energy transducer TonB: MSSGVLQERATKRVAPAYPPGAAAAGIAGEVLIEVTVDEEGNVISAIGVSGDKTLAEAAIEAARQWKFKPTKMAGEPVKVIGRIRFNFNR, translated from the coding sequence ATGTCAAGCGGCGTGCTACAGGAGCGCGCGACCAAGCGCGTGGCTCCCGCCTACCCGCCTGGAGCCGCCGCCGCCGGCATTGCCGGCGAGGTGCTGATCGAAGTTACAGTGGACGAGGAAGGCAACGTCATCTCCGCCATCGGCGTGTCGGGTGACAAGACGCTCGCCGAGGCAGCGATTGAGGCGGCCAGGCAGTGGAAGTTCAAGCCGACGAAAATGGCCGGCGAGCCGGTGAAGGTCATCGGCAGGATACGCTTCAATTTCAACCGCTGA
- a CDS encoding 4'-phosphopantetheinyl transferase superfamily protein, with protein MSADNAAEQLWQVPRERVSLPDDEAHVWRAQLTRPQSEISDFWGTLTPDEQARAARFYFDKDREHFIAARGVLRAILSRYLATPAEKIRFGYGPYGKPCLLAPDCDIRFNLSHSGGVGLFAVTRGRELGIDLEHIRAEIAEEQIAERFFSISEVAVLCALPAGLKAEGFFNCWTRKEAYIKATGKGLSQPLDEFDVSLRPGEPAELLESRSDAQEASRWSMAELVLESGFKAALVVEGSGWRLRCWQWPE; from the coding sequence ATGAGTGCAGATAATGCTGCCGAGCAATTATGGCAAGTGCCGCGCGAACGGGTCTCGTTGCCGGATGATGAGGCGCATGTCTGGCGCGCGCAGCTTACCCGGCCACAGTCGGAGATAAGCGACTTTTGGGGCACGCTCACCCCAGACGAACAAGCGCGGGCCGCGCGATTCTATTTCGACAAAGACCGCGAGCACTTCATCGCGGCTCGCGGGGTGCTCCGGGCGATTCTCAGCCGCTACCTCGCAACGCCGGCTGAGAAGATACGCTTCGGCTATGGACCATACGGGAAGCCATGCCTTTTAGCTCCTGACTGCGATATCCGTTTTAATCTTTCTCACTCAGGTGGGGTCGGGCTCTTTGCAGTAACTCGCGGGCGCGAGCTGGGGATCGACCTTGAGCACATACGCGCCGAAATAGCCGAAGAGCAGATAGCCGAGCGTTTCTTCTCAATAAGTGAAGTAGCCGTGCTGTGCGCGTTGCCTGCCGGCCTGAAGGCCGAGGGCTTTTTCAACTGTTGGACCCGCAAAGAGGCGTACATCAAAGCGACCGGCAAAGGCTTGTCACAGCCTCTGGATGAGTTCGACGTCTCGCTGAGGCCGGGTGAACCAGCCGAGCTGCTAGAAAGCAGGAGCGATGCGCAGGAAGCCTCGCGCTGGTCTATGGCCGAGCTGGTTCTAGAGTCGGGCTTCAAGGCGGCTCTCGTCGTCGAGGGGAGCGGCTGGCGGCTGCGCTGCTGGCAATGGCCCGAATAA